One Spinacia oleracea cultivar Varoflay chromosome 4, BTI_SOV_V1, whole genome shotgun sequence DNA segment encodes these proteins:
- the LOC110801323 gene encoding protein OBERON 4 codes for MKRLRSYGDDLASVGEKELDRTTSFSSSHHRRFYSKGPENGRNRPSPVIDDDRDREGSSSRVGSMRKRMDHDLDGVDEREGSRGFRKRAEHEFSDGFEDREGFRGVRKRVEHENDGFDRRKGFDRYRDRDGMVGSGSSLVSPRGGGYVADRDRERERERLERERDNRERERIHRSESFCVSRRDFPKGFRSERHWLRREDGGSSSWRRFDSRSRKEIDEDAKSSPPVEKGGSISSKGGGGPDSGGVVSSSKESLSLRSPRGGIKDVKSPTWSKDSTRDSKESVGEPEPLKDTKKNESMVADSAGPGACGGAIGSGSEMEEGELQPELNQMIQAPDDRVVSEPTVDNAEQCAENPQVDRDNGKKLHERNASRMVESRTADAIVTDSNLAPENEKVVSEVGAADRKQVTVVKANHEIVKGAEKFSVSVSEDTKAPVRKGIVENTAASDVRLRENQPESSAPTTNMTLDSQVKVEEHDPTRYMDKPSPEKEKSQNNNLDLEVGLGESNKAIVEEGYKEPEQSIPVTKDKGKGVAVSSPGEASVRENSLLVERNFISCQDDDAMVGPSSRGFELFSSTAGVKMECAANRCSGSKSEAEKLKLEPLDLSLSLPNVSVPVSVAAAPPSSPPRARSVQSFGTTLRTGSDCFTTSISFSGSQFLHNPSCSLTHNSVDHDFEQSVKSRPLFQGVDWQALSANDPLPKEVLANTKQASNGNGSLHFTQSTPGILNGRAVQHQPVVLHGVDRSSILQKQPSGKIRYQDDFRSPAQSTGSRDTRSEYGKDKKRVTGEDSVAGERDLVERLIYLIASEQIQTMSWRVNEMPERSVAFLKDSVCDIVLKDDNQRKLRALQDMLRKRSDLNLETLLKSHRVQLQILVALKTGLPDFIQRSDSISSSDLAEIYLNLKCRNSNCRSALPVDECECKFCSPKEGYCSSCMCLVCSKFDTASNTCGWVGCDVCDHWCHTDCGLLKSYIRNGRSAAGAQGMISEMQFYCLACDHPSEMFGFVKDVFKICATEWKAETFLRELEYVRRIFSGSNDYRGKVLHDAAKQLIGRLQSGAKTADICNQIMAFLNEGDGKSAGIVGSSGRDHAQPQPLENNRANVVQDGAAIALSHEPTWSKPNSANVGITLPVIEGSAVGGGSWSTEMLMGMSAKAGDDLDIVKLKMAEAQLFQKRADDARKEAEALQRIAVAKNEKVEEEYAGRMAKLRMPEVEERRRLKHEELQMLERSHREYFNMKTRMETDIKDLLIKMEATRRNLST; via the exons ATGAAGAGGTTAAGATCGTATGGTGATGATTTGGCGTCGGTTGGCGAGAAAGAACTCGACCGAACGACGTCGTTTTCGTCATCTCATCACCGAAGATTTTACTCCAAAGGGCCGGAAAACGGCCGGAATAGACCTTCTCCGGTGATAGATGATGATCGGGATCGAGAGGGTTCGTCTTCAAGGGTGGGAAGTATGAGGAAAAGAATGGACCATGATTTGGATGGTGTTGATGAGAGGGAAGGTTCTAGAGGGTTTAGGAAGAGAGCGGAACATGAATTTTCTGATGGGTTTGAAGATAGGGAAGGGTTTAGAGGGGTGAGGAAGAGAGTGGAGCATGAGAATGATGGGTTTGATAGGAGGAAAGGGTTTGATCGGTATAGGGATCGGGATGGAATGGTGGGTTCGGGTTCGTCATTGGTGTCGCCACGAGGTGGTGGGTATGTGGCAGATAGGGAtagagagagggagagggaaAGACTCGAAAGAGAGAGGGATAATAGGGAAAGGGAGAGGATTCATCGGTCCGAGAGCTTTTGTGTTTCGAGGAGGGATTTCCCGAAAGGGTTTAGGTCGGAGAGGCATTGGTTGAGAAGGGAGGACGGAGGTTCGTCGTCGTGGAGGAGGTTTGATAGTAGGAGCAGGAAGGAAATTGATGAAGATGCAAAGAGCTCACCACCGGTTGAGAAGGGAGGGAGCATTAGCAGCAAAGGTGGTGGGGGCCCGGATAGTGGTGGTGTTGTTAGTAGTAGCAAGGAGAGTTTGAGTTTGAGGTCTCCACGAGGAGGAATTAAAGATGTCAAGTCACCCACGTGGTCTAAAGATTCAACTAGAGATTCGAAGGAGTCGGTGGGTGAGCCTGAGCCGTTGAAAGATACCAAGAAAAACGAGAGTATGGTAGCAGATAGTGCTGGCCCTGGTGCGTGTGGTGGGGCCATTGGGAGTGGAAGTGAGATGGAGGAAGGAGAGCTTCAACCAGAATTGAATCAGATGATTCAAGCACCGGATGATAGGGTTGTTTCTGAGCCGACTGTGGATAATGCAGAACAGTGTGCTGAGAATCCTCAAGTAGACAGGGATAATGGGAAGAAGCTACATGAGCGTAATGCTAGTCGAATGGTCGAGTCAAGAACAGCTGATGCAATTGTTACAGACAGTAATTTGGCTCCAGAAAACGAAAAAGTGGTGAGTGAAGTAGGTGCTGCTGACAGGAAACAGGTTACGGTTGTAAAAGCAAACCACGAGATTGTGAAAGGTGCAGAAAAGTTCTCAGTTTCCGTTTCTGAAGACACTAAAGCGCCGGTACGTAAAGGTATTGTTGAAAATACAGCTGCTAGTGATGTAAGATTGAGGGAGAATCAACCCGAGTCATCTGCCCCTACTACAAACATGACCCTTGATAGTCAGGTGAAAGTGGAAGAGCATGATCCTACTAGATACATGGACAAGCCATCACCAGAGAAAGAGAAATCACAAAATAATAATCTTGATCTCGAAGTTGGTTTGGGTGAGTCAAATAAAGCCATTGTAGAAGAAGGGTATAAAGAGCCTGAACAATCTATCCCTGTCACAAAAGATAAAGGGAAAGGCGTGGCTGTAAGCTCTCCTGGCGAGGCTAGTGTTAGAGAAAACAGTTTGCTGGTTGAAAGGAACTTCATTTCTTGCCAAGATGATGATGCTATGGTAGGCCCCAGTTCACGAGGGTTCGAGCTATTTTCTAGCACCGCTGGAGTCAAAATGGAGTGTGCTGCCAACAGGTGTAGCGGGTCTAAATCCGAAGCCGAGAAGCTAAAGTTGGAACCCTTAGATCTCTCACTTAGCCTACCTAATGTTTCAGTCCCTGTCAGTGTTGCTGCTGCACCCCCGAGCTCTCCTCCGCGTGCAAGGAGTGTTCAGTCATTTGGTACCACTCTCAGAACCGGCTCAGATTGTTTCACCACATCGATTTCGTTCTCCGGGTCACAATTCCTTCACAATCCGAGCTGTTCACTTACTCATAATTCTGTTGATCATGACTTTGAGCAATCCGTGAAAAGCCGTCCCTTATTTCAGGGTGTTGATTGGCAGGCATTAAGTGCCAATGATCCTCTTCCGAAGGAAGTTCTTGCAAACACAAAACAAGCTTCAAATGGTAACGGGTCTCTACATTTTACACAGTCAACCCCGGGAATTTTGAATGGTCGAGCTGTACAACACCAGCCAGTAGTACTTCATGGAGTGGATCGGTCTAGCATTCTTCAGAAACAGCCCTCTGGAAAAATACGATATCAAGACGATTTCCGGTCTCCTGCTCAGAGTACTGGATCTCGTGATACTAGATCGGAATATGGGAAAGACAAGAAACGGGTGACTGGGGAAGACAGTGTAGCTGGAGAAAGAGATCTCGTGGAGCGGTTAATTTACCTAATTGCTTCTGAACAAATCCAAACCATGTCGTGGAGAGTTAACGAAATGCCAGAACGTTCCGTTGCTTTCTTGAAGGACAGTGTATGTGATATTGTGTTAAAAGATGATAATCAAAGAAAGCTACGTGCGCTTCAGGATATGTTGCGGAAAAGGTCTGATCTTAATTTAGAGACCCTGTTAAAGTCACACCGTGTCCAGTTACAGATTTTAGTGGCTCTTAAGACCGGTCTTCCGGACTTCATTCAGCGTTCTGACAGTATTTCTTCGAGCGATTTGGCAGAGATTTACCTGAACCTGAAGTGCAGAAACAGTAACTGCCGAAGTGCTTTACCCGTAGATGAGTGTGAATGTAAATTCTGCTCCCCGAAAGAGGGTTATTGCAGTTCTTGTATGTGTCTCGTTTGTTCCAAGTTTGACACGGCTTCCAACACGTGTGGTTGGGTTGGATGTGATGTTTGTGACCATTGGTGCCATACCGATTGTGGGTTGCTGAAATCTTACATTAGAAATGGTCGAAGTGCTGCTGGGGCCCAGGGGATGATATCTGAGATGCAGTTTTACTGTCTTGCTTGTGATCATCCTTCTGAAATGTTTGGCTTTGTGAAGGATGTTTTCAAAATTTGTGCTACCGAATGGAAAGCTGAAACATTTCTTCGGGAACTTGAGTACGTGAGAAGGATATTCAGCGGTAGCAATGATTACAGAGGGAAAGTATTGCATGATGCTGCTAAGCAGCTGATTGGTAGATTGCAAAGTGGAGCGAAAACTGCGGATATCTGTAATCAAATTATGGCGTTTCTAAATG AGGGTGATGGCAAGTCTGCCGGTATAGTTGGATCTTCGGGAAGGGATCACGCCCAACCTCAACCCCTTGAGAATAACAGAGCAAACGTTGTCCAAGATGGGGCCGCTATTGCACTCAGTCACGAACCAACATGGTCAAAACCCAATTCTGCAAATGTCGGAATTACCCTTCCCGTTATAGAGGGGAGTGCAGTTGGTGGCGGTTCGTGGAGTACGGAGATGCTGATGGGAATGAGCGCAAAGGCCGGAGATGATCTGGACATTGTCAAGCTCAAGATGGCAGAAGCCCAACTGTTCCAAAAACGGGCCGATGACGCTCGTAAAGAGGCCGAGGCCCTCCAGCGGATAGCGGTTGCGAAGAACGAAAAGGTGGAGGAAGAGTACGCGGGCAGGATGGCGAAGCTGCGCATGCCGGAGGTGGAAGAGCGGCGCAGGCTGAAGCACGAGGAACTGCAGATGTTGGAGAGGAGTCACCGCGAGTACTTCAACATGAAAACGAGGATGGAAACGGATATTAAGGATTTGTTGATTAAAATGGAAGCAACGAGGCGGAATCTCAGTACCTAA
- the LOC110801289 gene encoding phenylacetaldehyde reductase isoform X2 — protein MMNISGKEKVVCVTGASGYIASWLVKLLLQQGYTVHATVRDLNDPEKVEHLKRLEGAKERLHLFKADLLEEGSFDSAISGCHGVFHTASPVNFDVKDPQVEVIDPAVKGTLNVLNACKRADTVRRVVLTSSMAAVLFTGITLAPDVLVDETWFSKPEFCNYYPNMMWYLTSKTLAEEAAWKFAKEHGLDLVSMNPGMVIGPMLPLKLNETVSLIFTLINGEQTYPNVALPWVHIQNVAEAHIRAFELPSANGRYCLVESVVHHSEIVKMLHDLYPTLPVSDKCADEGPLAKTYKISKTKAESLGIQYIALKDSIKDTVETFKEKKLITIPNATME, from the exons ATGATGAACATTTCAGGGAAAGAGAAGGTGGTGTGTGTAACAGGAGCATCTGGGTACATAGCTTCATGGCTCGTTAAACTCTTGCTGCAACAAGGTTACACTGTCCATGCCACTGTTCGAGACCTAA ATGATCCAGAAAAAGTGGAGCATTTGAAGAGATTAGAGGGAGCAAAGGAGAGGCTTCATCTCTTTAAAGCGGATTTGTTGGAGGAAGGCTCTTTTGATTCGGCTATTTCTGGGTGTCACGGTGTCTTTCATACTGCTTCTCCTGTCAATTTCGACGTCAAAGATCCCCAG GTTGAAGTAATTGATCCAGCAGTAAAGGGAACACTGAATGTTCTGAATGCCTGTAAAAGAGCTGATACTGTAAGAAGAGTAGTTCTCACATCTTCAATGGCAGCAGTTCTATTCACTGGTATAACTCTAGCACCAGATGTTTTGGTTGATGAAACTTGGTTTTCTAAACCAGAGTTTTGCAACTATTACCCTAACATG ATGTGGTATCTAACATCCAAAACTTTGGCTGAAGAGGCTGCATGGAAGTTTGCCAAAGAGCATGGTCTTGACCTAGTCTCAATGAACCCAGGCATGGTAATTGGTCCTATGCTGCCGCTGAAGCTCAACGAAACCGTATCTCTTATTTTCACCTTGATCAATG GGGAACAAACATATCCAAACGTCGCACTACCGTGGGTGCACATCCAAAATGTTGCGGAAGCTCACATTCGTGCATTTGAACTTCCTTCGGCTAACGGGAGGTATTGTTTAGTCGAAAGCGTGGTACATCACTCAGAGATTGTCAAAATGTTACACGATCTCTATCCTACTCTTCCAGTTTCTGATAA GTGTGCGGATGAAGGACCGTTGGCGAAAACATACAAAATATCCAAAACCAAAGCTGAAAGCCTTGGCATTCAATATATTGCTTTGAAAGACAGTATTAAGGATACTGTTGAAACCTTTAAAGAAAAGAAGTTGATTACCATTCCTAATGCTACTATGGAATAA
- the LOC110801312 gene encoding phenylacetaldehyde reductase — translation MGRKPIQKGALVRNIHVKDVAEAHIRAFEIPSANGRYILSERVAHYSEIVKILHELYPSVKLPERCADDQPFDLAYTHSKDKAKTLGVEYIPLETALKETLDNEIIYCNNVVRA, via the exons ATG GGTCGGAAACCTATCCAAAAGGGAGCTTTAGTACGGAATATTCATGTAAAAGATGTTGCAGAAGCACACATTCGCGCCTTTGAGATCCCTTCTGCTAACGGGAGGTACATACTGAGCGAAAGGGTTGCACATTATTCAGAAATCGTCAAAATCCTGCACGAGCTTTACCCGAGTGTTAAACTCCCTGAAAG GTGCGCGGATGATCAGCCTTTTGACCTTGCTTACACACATTCGAAGGACAAAGCTAAAACGTTAGGCGTTGAGTATATTCCTTTGGAAACTGCTCTAAAGGAAACA CTGGACAACGAGATCATCTACTGTAACAATGTGGTACGGGCCTAA
- the LOC110801305 gene encoding cinnamoyl-CoA reductase CAD2 gives MEKNMSGEGRIVCVTGASGYIASWIVKLLLQRGYIVNATVRSLNDPTKTEHLLALDGAEQRLHLFEANLVEEGSFDSAIHGCDGVFHTATPLIFLSTNPEAEVIDPAVKGTLNVLASCAKAPTVKRVIFTSSTAAVVHTDVPLTNETVVDETWFSSPESCKGKKGECYVLSKTFAEDAAWKFAKENGIDMISVNPAAVIGPMLQPTMNLTTFYYVFNLINGSETYPNATLGWVHVKDVAEAHIRALEIPTANGRYILSETVAHFSDIVKILHELYPNAKLPNKCEDDQPFETTYKLSKDRVKTLGIDKQAMDSKGGEGKKVCVTGASGYIASWIVKLLLDRGYTVNATVRRLNDPKKVDHLLALDGAKERLHLFEANLLEEGSFDSAIQGCDGVFHTASPVKLEVSNPQAELIDPAVKGTLNVLTSCARIPTIKRIVFTSSMAAVLLTGRPLTAETVVDETWFSVPEICEKQQMKWYLQSKTLAEEAAWNFVKEHGLDMVSINPAIVIGPLLQPTINTSSFAVLSLVNGLETYQNATFGWVHVKDVAEAHILAFENPSANGRYLLNESVNHVSEVVKILRELYPNLKLPNKPADDNPFDPTYKVSKEKAESLGINYIPLKTCLKDTVDCLIEKKFVSV, from the exons ATGGAAAAAAATATGAGTGGAGAAGGAAGGATAGTGTGTGTGACTGGTGCTTCAGGTTACATTGCTTCTTGGATTGTCAAGCTCTTGCTTCAACGAGGATACATTGTCAATGCCACTGTTCGCAGCTTAA ATGATCCCACAAAAACAGAGCACTTGCTTGCATTGGATGGTGCTGAACAGAGGCTTCACTTGTTTGAAGCAAACCTCGTGGAGGAAGGCTCCTTTGATTCTGCTATTCATGGATGTGATGGTGTTTTCCATACCGCGACTCCCCTTATATTTCTTTCCACAAACCCCGAG GCAGAAGTGATTGATCCCGCTGTGAAGGGAACTCTAAATGTGCTGGCCTCATGTGCAAAAGCTCCAACCGTCAAACGAGTGATTTTCACATCTTCTACTGCAGCAGTTGTACACACTGATGTACCTCTTACCAATGAGACGGTGGTTGATGAAACTTGGTTTTCTTCTCCAGAAAGCTGTAAGGGCAAAAAAGGG GAATGTTATGTGCTATCAAAAACTTTTGCAGAAGATGCTGCATGGAAATTCGCCAAAGAGAATGGCATTGACATGATATCAGTAAACCCGGCTGCTGTAATAGGCCCAATGTTGCAGCCAACAATGAATCTTACTACCTTTTACTATGTTTTCAACTTGATTAATG gGTCGGAAACTTACCCAAATGCAACTTTAGGGTGGGTTCATGTCAAAGATGTTGCTGAAGCACATATTAGAGCCTTGGAGATCCCTACTGCTAATGGGAGGTACATACTGAGCGAAACTGTTGCACATTTTTCAGATATTGTCAAAATCTTGCACGAGCTATACCCAAATGCCAAACTCCCTAACAA GTGTGAGGATGATCAGCCATTTGAGACGACTTACAAGCTTTCAAAGGACAGAGTTAAAACCTTAGGCATTGA taaACAAGCTATGGATTCCAAAGGAGGAGAAGGGAAGAAGGTGTGTGTTACAGGTGCTTCAGGCTACATTGCTTCTTGGATCGTCAAACTCTTGCTTGACCGTGGTTACACCGTCAACGCCACCGTTCGTCGCCtaa ATGATCCGAAGAAAGTAGACCATTTGCTTGCATTAGATGGAGCAAAAGAAAGACTTCACTTATTCGAAGCCAATCTCTTAGAAGAAGGCTCCTTTGATTCTGCTATTCAAGGATGTGATGGTGTTTTCCATACTGCATCTCCCGTTAAACTCGAAGTTTCAAATCCTCAA GCAGAGCTAATTGATCCAGCAGTAAAAGGAACACTGAATGTCCTTACATCCTGCGCCAGAATCCCAACCATCAAACGCATAGTTTTCACATCATCAATGGCTGCAGTTCTTCTCACTGGTAGACCTCTAACTGCTGAAACTGTTGTCGATGAAACATGGTTTTCTGTCCCGGAAATCTGCGAGAAACAACAAATG AAGTGGTATCTTCAGTCAAAGACATTGGCCGAAGAAGCTGCATGGAACTTTGTTAAAGAACATGGGCTTGATATGGTGTCGATAAACCCTGCAATTGTTATAGGCCCTTTGCTGCAGCCAACGATCAATACCAGTTCTTTTGCTGTTTTAAGTTTGGTCAATG GACTAGAAACCTACCAAAATGCAACCTTTGGATGGGTACATGTCAAAGATGTTGCTGAAGCACATATTCTAGCATTCGAGAATCCATCAGCAAATGGGAGGTACCTCTTAAACGAAAGTGTTAATCATGTTTCAGAAGTTGTGAAAATCTTAAGAGAGCTTTACCCTAATCTCAAACTCCCTAACAA GCCCGCAGATGACAACCCGTTTGATCCGACGTACAAGGTTTCTAAGGAAAAGGCTGAAAGCTTAGGCATCAACTACATTCCCCTGAAAACTTGCCTCAAGGACACTGTCGATTGCTTGATCGAGAAGAAGTTTGTTAGTGTTTGA
- the LOC110800816 gene encoding uncharacterized protein, with product MAAKYIWGSLVGSCVIAYGCDYIMSEQKIFGGTIPSTVSNKEWFEETDKKFQAWPRTAGPPVVMNPISRQNFIIKSTDS from the exons ATGGCGGCCAAGTACATCTGGGGCTCTCTCGTTGGATCCTGTGTCATTGCTTACGGTTGCGATTACATCATGTCCGAGCAGAAGATTTTCGGAG GAACTATTCCATCAACTGTATCGAACAAAGAATGGTTTGAGGAAACCGATAAGAAATTTCAGGCATGGCCTCGTACTGCTGGACCTCCGGTGGTGATGAACCCTATCAGTCGTCAGAATTTCATCATCAAGTCTACTGATTCTTGA
- the LOC110801289 gene encoding phenylacetaldehyde reductase isoform X3, whose amino-acid sequence MSGHGMIVCVTGASGYIASWLVKLLLHHGYTVHATVRDPNGQTEIEHLLGLEGAKERLHLFKADLMDEGSFDSAISGCHGVFHTASPVIFTVKDPQADVLDPAIKGTLNVLTSCKKFPSVRRVVLTSSMAAVLYNGKPRAPEVVVDESWFSDPELCTESPMMWYTRSKILAEDAAWKFVKENGIDMITINPGMVIGPMLQPRLNTSVAPILNLINGSETYPNATFGWVHVKDVATAHILAFEVPAASGRYILVENVVPCFEIVGILQELYPSLKLPDKCADDKPLAPTYQVSKEKTKSLGINYIPFKVSLKETVENLKEKGFVSFEG is encoded by the exons ATGAGTGGACACGGGATGATCGTGTGTGTAACTGGAGCTTCTGGGTACATTGCTTCATGGCTTGTAAAACTCTTGCTCCACCATGGCTACACTGTCCATGCAACTGTTCGTGACCCAA ATGGTCAGACAGAAATTGAGCATTTGTTGGGGTTAGAGGGAGCAAAGGAACGACTTCACCTTTTCAAAGCAGATTTGATGGATGAGGGTTCCTTTGATTCTGCTATTTCTGGCTGTCATGGTGTTTTTCATACTGCTTCTCCTGTTATTTTCACTGTCAAAGATCCCCAG GCTGATGTGCTTGACCCTGCAATCAAGGGAACACTTAACGTTCTCACGTCCTGTAAAAAGTTCCCTTCTGTCAGAAGAGTGGTTTTAACATCTTCAATGGCTGCGGTTTTATACAATGGAAAACCTCGAGCTCCTGAGGTTGTTGTCGATGAAAGTTGGTTTTCTGATCCAGAGTTGTGCACGGAATCACCTATG ATGTGGTATACTAGATCTAAAATCTTGGCTGAAGATGCTGCCTGGAAATTTGTCAAAGAGAATGGTATCGACATGATCACGATAAACCCAGGCATGGTAATAGGTCCCATGTTGCAACCAAGACTAAATACATCTGTAGCTCCAATTCTGAACTTAATTAATG GGTCAGAAACTTATCCAAATGCAACCTTTGGTTGGGTCCATGTTAAGGATGTTGCAACTGCACATATCTTAGCATTTGAGGTTCCTGCAGCTTCTGGGAGGTACATTTTGGTCGAAAATGTTGTTCCTTGTTTCGAAATTGTGGGGATTTTACAAGAACTTTATCCTTCACTTAAACTCCCGGATAA GTGTGCAGACGACAAGCCTTTAGCACCAACATATcaggtttccaaagagaaaacGAAAAGTTTGGGCATCAACTATATTCCCTTTAAAGTAAGCCTCAAAGAGACGGTCGAAAACTTGAAGGAGAAGGGCTTTGTCAGCTTTGAGGGCTAA
- the LOC110801289 gene encoding phenylacetaldehyde reductase isoform X1 — MMNISGKEKVVCVTGASGYIASWLVKLLLQQGYTVHATVRDLNDPEKVEHLKRLEGAKERLHLFKADLLEEGSFDSAISGCHGVFHTASPVNFDVKDPQVEVIDPAVKGTLNVLNACKRADTVRRVVLTSSMAAVLFTGITLAPDVLVDETWFSKPEFCNYYPNMMWYLTSKTLAEEAAWKFAKEHGLDLVSMNPGMVIGPMLPLKLNETVSLIFTLINGEQTYPNVALPWVHIQNVAEAHIRAFELPSANGSSSEFRTQNPERKMSGHGMIVCVTGASGYIASWLVKLLLHHGYTVHATVRDPNGQTEIEHLLGLEGAKERLHLFKADLMDEGSFDSAISGCHGVFHTASPVIFTVKDPQADVLDPAIKGTLNVLTSCKKFPSVRRVVLTSSMAAVLYNGKPRAPEVVVDESWFSDPELCTESPMMWYTRSKILAEDAAWKFVKENGIDMITINPGMVIGPMLQPRLNTSVAPILNLINGSETYPNATFGWVHVKDVATAHILAFEVPAASGRYILVENVVPCFEIVGILQELYPSLKLPDKCADDKPLAPTYQVSKEKTKSLGINYIPFKVSLKETVENLKEKGFVSFEG; from the exons ATGATGAACATTTCAGGGAAAGAGAAGGTGGTGTGTGTAACAGGAGCATCTGGGTACATAGCTTCATGGCTCGTTAAACTCTTGCTGCAACAAGGTTACACTGTCCATGCCACTGTTCGAGACCTAA ATGATCCAGAAAAAGTGGAGCATTTGAAGAGATTAGAGGGAGCAAAGGAGAGGCTTCATCTCTTTAAAGCGGATTTGTTGGAGGAAGGCTCTTTTGATTCGGCTATTTCTGGGTGTCACGGTGTCTTTCATACTGCTTCTCCTGTCAATTTCGACGTCAAAGATCCCCAG GTTGAAGTAATTGATCCAGCAGTAAAGGGAACACTGAATGTTCTGAATGCCTGTAAAAGAGCTGATACTGTAAGAAGAGTAGTTCTCACATCTTCAATGGCAGCAGTTCTATTCACTGGTATAACTCTAGCACCAGATGTTTTGGTTGATGAAACTTGGTTTTCTAAACCAGAGTTTTGCAACTATTACCCTAACATG ATGTGGTATCTAACATCCAAAACTTTGGCTGAAGAGGCTGCATGGAAGTTTGCCAAAGAGCATGGTCTTGACCTAGTCTCAATGAACCCAGGCATGGTAATTGGTCCTATGCTGCCGCTGAAGCTCAACGAAACCGTATCTCTTATTTTCACCTTGATCAATG GGGAACAAACATATCCAAACGTCGCACTACCGTGGGTGCACATCCAAAATGTTGCGGAAGCTCACATTCGTGCATTTGAACTTCCTTCGGCTAACGGGAG CTCTTCAGAATTCAGAACTCAGAATCCAGAAAGAAAGATGAGTGGACACGGGATGATCGTGTGTGTAACTGGAGCTTCTGGGTACATTGCTTCATGGCTTGTAAAACTCTTGCTCCACCATGGCTACACTGTCCATGCAACTGTTCGTGACCCAA ATGGTCAGACAGAAATTGAGCATTTGTTGGGGTTAGAGGGAGCAAAGGAACGACTTCACCTTTTCAAAGCAGATTTGATGGATGAGGGTTCCTTTGATTCTGCTATTTCTGGCTGTCATGGTGTTTTTCATACTGCTTCTCCTGTTATTTTCACTGTCAAAGATCCCCAG GCTGATGTGCTTGACCCTGCAATCAAGGGAACACTTAACGTTCTCACGTCCTGTAAAAAGTTCCCTTCTGTCAGAAGAGTGGTTTTAACATCTTCAATGGCTGCGGTTTTATACAATGGAAAACCTCGAGCTCCTGAGGTTGTTGTCGATGAAAGTTGGTTTTCTGATCCAGAGTTGTGCACGGAATCACCTATG ATGTGGTATACTAGATCTAAAATCTTGGCTGAAGATGCTGCCTGGAAATTTGTCAAAGAGAATGGTATCGACATGATCACGATAAACCCAGGCATGGTAATAGGTCCCATGTTGCAACCAAGACTAAATACATCTGTAGCTCCAATTCTGAACTTAATTAATG GGTCAGAAACTTATCCAAATGCAACCTTTGGTTGGGTCCATGTTAAGGATGTTGCAACTGCACATATCTTAGCATTTGAGGTTCCTGCAGCTTCTGGGAGGTACATTTTGGTCGAAAATGTTGTTCCTTGTTTCGAAATTGTGGGGATTTTACAAGAACTTTATCCTTCACTTAAACTCCCGGATAA GTGTGCAGACGACAAGCCTTTAGCACCAACATATcaggtttccaaagagaaaacGAAAAGTTTGGGCATCAACTATATTCCCTTTAAAGTAAGCCTCAAAGAGACGGTCGAAAACTTGAAGGAGAAGGGCTTTGTCAGCTTTGAGGGCTAA